One segment of Mus caroli chromosome 6, CAROLI_EIJ_v1.1, whole genome shotgun sequence DNA contains the following:
- the LOC110296006 gene encoding vomeronasal type-1 receptor 4-like, producing the protein MLSVPHLPLHDSQVQSSGNDGMTARNMALGIIFLSQTALGLLGNSSVFFNYLLLYFSRYKLNSTDWMLNYLVVANFLTLLCKGVPQTMAAFGLKDFLSDFGCNLLFYIHKMGRGTCICSSSLMSAFQAITISNRNFMWEEFKTKSSKFSGFFLCLCCILNILMSTYNLFYMTGKLGHRNMTIIQDFGFCSVCLDKTGQILHTIFLPLPDVVYLGLLVWASISTVLILHRHKQRLEHIPRNKHSSQSSTESRVIKTILLQLSTFMLFYIISCLFQLFLSFLHNPSWLLINISIVISGCFPAVSPFLLMNQYSIASSHCVPCMRN; encoded by the coding sequence ATGCTGTCAGTGCCTCATCTTCCCCTCCATGATTCTCAGGTTCAGTCATCAGGAAATGATGGGATGACAGCCAGGAATATGGCCCTAGGTATCATCTTCTTATCCCAAACTGCACTTGGACTTCTGGGaaattcttctgtcttcttcaattacttattgctttatttttcgAGGTACAAGCTGAACTCCACAGACTGGATGTTGAATTATTTGGTTGTAGCCAACTTCTTAACTCTGCTGTGCAAAGGAGTGCCCCAGACCATGGCAGCTTTTGGGCTTAAAGATTTCCTAAGTGATTTTGGGTGCAATCTCCTCTTTTACATTCACAAAATGGGCAGGGGTACATGTATTTGCAGCAGCAGTTTGATGAGTGCCTTCCAGGCCATCACAATCAGCAACAGGAACTTCATGTGGGAAGAGTTTAAAACCAAATCATCCAAGTTCAGTggcttctttctgtgtctttgttgCATTCTGAACATCCTCATGAGTACTTATAATCTCTTTTACATGACTGGAAAATTGGGCCACAGAAATATGACAATTATACAAGACTTTGGCTTCTGCTCTGTTTGTCTTGACAAAACTGGACAAATCCTGCATACTAtattccttcctctccctgatGTTGTGTATCTGGGACTCTTGGTCTGGGCCAGCATATCTACAGTTCTCATCTTGCACAGGCACAAGCAGAGACTGGAGCACATTCCCAGAAACAAACATTCTTCACAATCATCCACAGAGTCCAGGGTTATAAAAACCATCCTTCTTCAATTGAGtacatttatgttattttatataatttcctGCCTCTTTcaactgtttctgtctttcttgcATAACCCAAGCTGGTTACTCATAAACATATCCATTGTCATTTCTGGATGTTTCCCAGCTGTTAGTCCCTTTCTGCTCATGAACCAGTACTCCATAGCATCTAGCCACTGTGTTCCTTGCATGAGAAATTGA